One Desulfobulbus oligotrophicus DNA segment encodes these proteins:
- the alaS gene encoding alanine--tRNA ligase, producing the protein MTGNEIRQSFLEFFESKGHTRVPASSLVPHDDPTLLFTNSGMVQFKKVFMGEESRPYVRATSAQSSVRAGGKHNDLENVGYTARHHTFFEMLGNFSFGDYFKKEAIAYAWEFLTGTLRFDPQKLWVTVYTDDDEAYALWEQVETLPKGRIVRMGEEDNFWAMGDTGPCGPCSEIYIDQGIDVGCGRAECALGCDCDRFLELWNLVFMQFYRDEHGVMTPLPKPSIDTGMGLERVAAVLQGKTNNYDCDLFTPIIDYVAELAGKQYHTSSADDVSMRVIADHARATTFLVADGVLPSNEGRGYVLRRIMRRAVRYGRALGLTSFFPGVCALVTEEMHGAYPHLNKTRQLLDKVVSNEEQRFGETLDHGLNRLDQEIRRLKKEEDSSAAISGDFIFKLYDTYGFPVDIVRDIAIEREIAFDEPGFVDAMEQQREQSRKSWKGSDVEHLEAGIIELGRQGKKAEFIGYGSMQGVSTVEGIVNAAGQLVTQAEAGETLRLFTAQTPFYAESGGQIGDQGEITWAEGRFAVENTLAPVEGLILHEGKLVQGTLAVGTPVELTVAERRGDTVLNHTATHLLHAALKKVLGDHVQQAGSAVDHNRLRFDFTHFSPLTHAEICTVEQLVNDEIRRNVPVETALLSREQALNGGATALFGEKYGEEVRVVSIGGFSKELCGGTHARMTGDIGLFKIVMETGIAAGVRRIEAMTGAASVRWVQELARQSAAVSAAISGPIEGAVDKIQGLLKRQKELEKQIASLNANMALSDLDQLLAGCMEIDGMQVVAGRVSLDSPKTLREIGDKIKDRLPDGVIVLGGEFEGKAALLAMVGKKHVGRITAGDLVNRVATIVGGKGGGRPDMAQAGGPMADKLDEAIKSVASIIKGLIRV; encoded by the coding sequence ATGACAGGTAACGAAATCCGACAGAGTTTTTTGGAATTTTTTGAGAGCAAGGGGCATACTCGAGTTCCGGCCTCTTCGCTGGTTCCCCATGATGACCCCACCCTTCTCTTTACCAACTCAGGGATGGTGCAGTTTAAAAAGGTGTTCATGGGAGAGGAGAGCCGACCGTATGTACGTGCCACCTCCGCGCAGAGCAGCGTCCGGGCCGGCGGCAAGCATAATGATCTGGAAAACGTTGGTTATACAGCCCGGCATCATACTTTTTTCGAGATGCTCGGTAATTTTTCCTTTGGCGATTATTTTAAAAAAGAGGCTATTGCCTACGCATGGGAATTTCTTACCGGAACATTACGGTTTGATCCGCAGAAACTCTGGGTCACCGTCTATACGGATGATGATGAGGCGTATGCCCTCTGGGAGCAGGTAGAGACCTTGCCCAAAGGTAGAATTGTTCGTATGGGCGAGGAAGATAATTTCTGGGCCATGGGAGATACCGGTCCCTGCGGGCCGTGTTCGGAAATTTACATCGATCAGGGGATTGATGTCGGGTGCGGGCGAGCTGAATGCGCTCTGGGTTGCGACTGTGATCGCTTCCTCGAGTTATGGAATCTGGTGTTCATGCAGTTTTATCGTGATGAACACGGTGTCATGACCCCTCTGCCCAAACCTTCCATTGATACCGGGATGGGGCTGGAGCGGGTGGCGGCTGTTCTCCAGGGGAAGACCAATAACTACGATTGCGACCTGTTCACACCGATTATTGACTATGTGGCCGAACTTGCCGGTAAACAGTACCATACCAGTTCGGCGGATGATGTCTCAATGCGGGTTATTGCCGACCATGCCCGGGCCACAACTTTTCTCGTGGCTGATGGTGTGCTGCCGTCCAACGAAGGCCGCGGCTATGTCCTTCGCCGGATTATGCGCCGGGCTGTCCGTTATGGTCGCGCCCTGGGGCTGACCTCGTTCTTCCCGGGAGTCTGTGCCCTGGTCACCGAGGAAATGCACGGTGCCTATCCCCATCTCAACAAAACCCGTCAGTTGCTGGACAAGGTCGTCAGCAATGAAGAGCAACGCTTTGGTGAGACTTTGGATCATGGGCTGAACAGGCTTGATCAGGAAATCCGACGTCTGAAAAAAGAAGAGGATAGCAGTGCCGCCATCTCCGGTGATTTTATTTTCAAGCTCTATGACACGTATGGGTTTCCTGTGGATATCGTTCGTGATATTGCCATTGAACGGGAAATTGCCTTTGACGAACCCGGTTTTGTAGATGCCATGGAACAGCAGCGGGAACAGTCACGTAAATCCTGGAAAGGAAGTGATGTCGAGCATCTTGAAGCCGGCATTATCGAGCTGGGCCGCCAGGGTAAGAAGGCTGAGTTTATCGGTTATGGATCAATGCAGGGAGTGTCAACAGTTGAAGGAATCGTCAATGCTGCCGGTCAGTTGGTGACACAGGCAGAGGCCGGTGAAACCCTTCGCCTGTTTACTGCCCAAACACCGTTTTATGCAGAGTCAGGTGGTCAGATCGGTGACCAGGGGGAGATCACCTGGGCTGAAGGTCGCTTTGCCGTGGAGAACACTCTTGCCCCGGTTGAAGGCTTGATTTTACATGAGGGCAAACTGGTGCAGGGCACTCTTGCTGTCGGTACCCCTGTTGAGTTGACGGTGGCAGAGCGTCGCGGCGATACGGTACTGAATCACACCGCGACCCATTTACTTCATGCAGCTTTGAAAAAGGTACTGGGCGATCACGTTCAACAGGCAGGGTCTGCTGTTGATCACAATCGGCTGCGTTTTGATTTCACTCATTTTTCGCCCCTGACTCACGCGGAAATCTGTACTGTTGAGCAGTTGGTCAACGACGAAATCCGTCGCAATGTTCCGGTTGAGACTGCTCTGTTGTCACGTGAACAGGCTCTCAACGGAGGGGCTACAGCCCTGTTCGGCGAAAAGTATGGGGAAGAGGTACGGGTTGTCAGTATCGGTGGTTTTAGTAAAGAACTGTGCGGCGGTACCCACGCTCGAATGACCGGTGATATCGGTCTGTTTAAAATTGTTATGGAGACCGGTATTGCGGCCGGGGTGCGGCGAATCGAAGCCATGACCGGTGCGGCGTCCGTCCGGTGGGTACAGGAGCTTGCCAGGCAGAGTGCCGCAGTCAGTGCAGCTATTTCCGGTCCGATTGAAGGGGCGGTGGATAAGATTCAGGGACTGCTGAAACGGCAGAAGGAATTGGAAAAACAGATCGCTTCACTTAATGCCAATATGGCCTTGTCCGATCTCGACCAGCTGCTTGCCGGATGCATGGAGATAGACGGCATGCAGGTAGTGGCCGGACGGGTCTCTCTGGATTCGCCCAAAACTCTGCGGGAAATCGGTGACAAGATCAAGGACCGTCTGCCGGATGGTGTTATAGTGCTCGGTGGTGAGTTTGAGGGCAAGGCAGCCCTGCTGGCCATGGTCGGCAAGAAACATGTCGGCCGCATTACAGCGGGTGATCTGGTTAATCGGGTAGCGACAATCGTGGGAGGGAAAGGCGGTGGTCGGCCGGATATGGCTCAAGCCGGAGGGCCCATGGCGGATAAACTCGATGAGGCGATTAAGAGCGTTGCCAGTATCATCAAGGGGTTGATCCGTGTCTGA
- a CDS encoding 3-hydroxyacyl-ACP dehydratase FabZ family protein produces the protein MKTPVDPFILERIPHRPPFLWLDRVLDVNRDCIRAEKIIPHDLPLLQGHYPGYPLMPGVLLCEMVFQAGALLISEMMRGTADNDDQQDRTGGVPVLTRILGAKFKREARPGDLLEITASLVERVGPAWFMKGAVRVDGKVAVQVEFACTRKGS, from the coding sequence ATGAAGACCCCGGTTGATCCGTTTATTCTTGAGCGTATACCGCACCGGCCGCCTTTTCTCTGGCTGGACAGGGTACTTGACGTCAATCGTGATTGTATCCGTGCTGAAAAAATAATCCCCCATGATTTGCCGTTGCTTCAGGGACATTATCCGGGGTATCCCCTGATGCCCGGAGTCCTGCTGTGTGAGATGGTCTTTCAGGCCGGTGCTCTTCTGATCAGTGAGATGATGCGTGGCACTGCAGATAATGATGATCAACAGGACCGTACCGGCGGAGTGCCGGTACTGACCAGGATCTTGGGGGCTAAGTTCAAACGAGAGGCCCGGCCCGGTGACCTGCTTGAGATCACCGCCTCACTGGTCGAGCGTGTTGGGCCGGCCTGGTTTATGAAGGGAGCTGTCCGGGTGGATGGTAAAGTAGCTGTCCAGGTGGAGTTCGCCTGCACACGTAAGGGGAGTTAA
- a CDS encoding enoyl-ACP reductase FabI codes for MDFLGLAGKTIVVFGLANKKSVAYAVSRVLVEFGAEVIHVVRGEQQEVAALKLFPDCPVFCCNVEEEEQIIRVRDIIARRINAPLAGIVHSVAFANYSEGMRPFHQTPKGDFLQAVDISCFSLISIANHFKDLLAQQASLVTISISTTRMAAENYGYMAPVKAALESSLCFLAKSFSAFSKVRFNAVCPGLLKTSSSAGIPGYIDSYLFAEQATLRKQAVQTEEAANVAAFLLSPRSSGITGQCVVVDAGMGLNYFDAGIVSKTVA; via the coding sequence GTGGATTTTCTGGGGCTTGCAGGTAAAACAATAGTGGTCTTTGGTCTGGCGAACAAGAAATCAGTGGCCTATGCCGTCAGCCGTGTTCTGGTTGAATTCGGGGCCGAGGTTATCCATGTGGTGCGTGGTGAACAACAGGAGGTGGCAGCTTTAAAGCTGTTTCCGGACTGCCCTGTTTTCTGCTGTAACGTGGAAGAAGAAGAGCAGATCATTCGTGTTCGCGATATCATTGCACGTCGAATCAATGCCCCCCTTGCCGGTATTGTCCATTCGGTTGCCTTTGCCAATTACAGTGAGGGAATGCGGCCTTTTCACCAGACACCGAAAGGCGACTTTCTGCAGGCTGTGGATATCTCCTGTTTTTCTCTGATCAGTATTGCCAATCATTTTAAGGACCTGCTCGCCCAGCAGGCTTCACTGGTCACCATTTCGATCTCGACGACCCGGATGGCAGCAGAAAACTACGGGTATATGGCACCTGTTAAAGCTGCACTGGAATCGTCACTGTGTTTTTTAGCCAAAAGTTTTTCCGCTTTTTCCAAGGTTCGTTTTAATGCCGTCTGTCCGGGCCTGCTCAAGACCTCGTCCTCCGCAGGTATTCCCGGATATATTGACAGTTATCTTTTTGCAGAACAGGCGACGCTGCGGAAACAGGCGGTGCAGACTGAGGAGGCCGCCAATGTGGCGGCTTTTCTGCTGTCACCGCGATCCTCAGGGATAACCGGTCAATGTGTAGTGGTTGATGCCGGCATGGGGTTGAATTATTTTGATGCCGGGATAGTGTCAAAAACCGTGGCATGA
- a CDS encoding acyl carrier protein → MTRNEIKDILLEIIADIDEEADFASLDADAPLRDQLDLDSMDFLDIVMELRKRYKLQIPEEEYPQLATLTSCVSYLEPKLKDV, encoded by the coding sequence ATGACCCGTAACGAAATCAAGGATATCCTCCTTGAAATCATAGCTGATATTGATGAAGAGGCAGATTTCGCCTCCCTTGATGCTGACGCACCGCTCCGTGATCAGCTTGATCTGGATTCCATGGATTTTCTTGATATCGTGATGGAGTTACGTAAGCGCTACAAGCTGCAGATTCCCGAGGAGGAGTATCCGCAGCTGGCCACACTGACCAGCTGTGTCTCCTATCTGGAGCCCAAACTGAAAGACGTCTGA
- a CDS encoding phytoene desaturase family protein has translation MYHLLIIGGGLSGIAAGIRAARFGLKTLILEQHNHPGGLNSYYFRQGHLLETGLHAMTNFALARQKHAPLNRLLRQLNLRRRQFDLHEQIASEICFNGRSLLFTNDPVVLEAEVAREFPRSVDQFRQVKERIANHDPFTAGPRRSARQFLADHLHEQELVDMLLLPLMVYGNAEEEDMDLDQFVIMFRAIFVEGFFRPAGTIRDFLDLLLRQYHDFGGELRLRCPVAGLLTKNGRINGAQLADGEVVTAQMVLSTAGIPETMRLVDWPASPQPYIGRMSFMETVVLVPREYSSSLSSNRTILFYHEGEELRYRRPQDYLDTSWGVICFPGNFSGLEPADRLQVRMTNAANYALWKKLTPESYPQVKRQWTEAAIAASEKMIGNYRSSIVYQDSFTPVTIERYTRKAEGAVYGSSIKIKNGMTPWPNLYLAGTDQGFLGIIGSMLSGITIVNQHILQQSYAD, from the coding sequence GTGTATCATCTTCTTATCATCGGAGGTGGTCTTTCCGGAATCGCGGCAGGTATCAGGGCCGCCCGATTTGGTCTGAAAACGCTCATCCTTGAGCAACATAACCATCCTGGCGGGCTTAATTCCTATTATTTTCGGCAGGGGCATCTGCTTGAGACCGGGCTGCATGCCATGACGAATTTTGCCCTGGCACGTCAAAAACATGCGCCCCTGAACAGGCTGCTGCGTCAGCTTAATCTCCGGCGCCGACAATTTGACCTGCACGAACAGATTGCCTCTGAAATTTGTTTTAACGGACGATCACTCCTGTTCACCAATGACCCCGTTGTGCTCGAAGCGGAGGTTGCCCGTGAATTCCCCAGGTCTGTTGACCAGTTCCGACAAGTCAAAGAACGGATTGCAAACCACGATCCCTTTACCGCCGGTCCCCGACGATCTGCTCGTCAGTTTCTTGCCGATCATCTGCACGAACAGGAGCTGGTGGATATGCTGCTCCTGCCGCTGATGGTCTATGGGAATGCTGAAGAAGAGGATATGGACCTGGATCAGTTTGTCATCATGTTCCGAGCAATTTTTGTGGAAGGTTTTTTCCGTCCAGCAGGCACTATCCGCGATTTTCTAGACCTGTTGTTGCGCCAATATCATGACTTTGGTGGTGAACTGCGTCTGCGCTGTCCGGTTGCCGGACTGTTGACCAAGAACGGCAGGATAAACGGAGCGCAACTTGCTGACGGTGAGGTTGTGACAGCGCAGATGGTGCTGTCCACCGCAGGTATTCCGGAAACCATGCGCCTTGTCGACTGGCCGGCATCGCCGCAGCCATACATTGGACGTATGAGTTTTATGGAAACCGTGGTCCTGGTTCCACGGGAGTACTCTTCCTCGCTTAGCTCAAACCGTACCATCCTCTTTTATCATGAGGGAGAAGAACTCAGGTACAGGCGACCTCAGGACTACCTTGACACCTCCTGGGGGGTCATCTGTTTTCCAGGGAATTTTTCCGGTCTGGAGCCGGCGGATCGTCTGCAGGTCCGAATGACCAATGCTGCCAACTACGCTCTCTGGAAAAAACTTACTCCCGAATCCTATCCGCAGGTTAAGCGGCAGTGGACTGAAGCAGCGATTGCCGCGAGCGAGAAAATGATTGGGAATTACCGGTCGTCCATTGTCTATCAGGACAGTTTTACTCCGGTAACCATTGAACGATATACCCGGAAGGCCGAAGGTGCAGTATACGGCAGCAGCATTAAGATAAAAAACGGAATGACGCCTTGGCCCAATCTGTATCTTGCCGGAACCGACCAGGGGTTTCTCGGTATTATCGGTTCAATGCTCAGTGGCATAACCATCGTTAACCAGCATATCCTGCAGCAATCCTATGCTGACTGA
- a CDS encoding phytoene desaturase family protein, which yields MSLDEIRSHYDVVVIGSGLGGLTGANRLAAAGHSVLLLEQHTQLGGLATWFKRGGHIFDVSLHGFPYGMVKTCRKYWGKTISSSIVQLKNIVFDNPQFSLTTTFSKEDFIRILQERFGVPTDVVKEFFATVDGMNFYDDQRLTTRELFSRFFPGRTDIHRLLMEPITYANGSTLDEPAITYGIVFSNFMNRGVFTFEGGTDKLIGLMADELRAKDVDIRTGARVERILVEKGMVAGVSVNGRMIKTRAVVSNAGITNTVNQLVGQAAFKQNFLDRFAKVRVNNSSCQVYFGIRKGETIQDIGDLLFTSTADEFSSEEMRGMRTRSRTFSLYYPKIRPDSPADYTIVASMNADYDDWIGLDQDGYRAAKEAMVERCFIDLERYLPGVRDKVDVVESATPRTFHRYTLHAKGASFGTKFEGLDISRSLHREIGGLFHAGSVGIIMSGWLGAINYGVIVANDVDGYLRG from the coding sequence ATGTCACTGGACGAGATACGGTCCCATTATGATGTTGTTGTTATCGGTTCAGGGCTCGGCGGGTTGACCGGTGCCAACCGCCTGGCCGCTGCCGGTCACTCGGTGTTGTTGCTGGAGCAGCACACGCAGCTGGGCGGACTTGCGACGTGGTTCAAGCGCGGCGGCCATATCTTTGATGTTTCCCTGCATGGTTTCCCCTATGGTATGGTCAAAACATGCAGGAAGTACTGGGGGAAAACCATCTCCAGCTCAATTGTCCAGCTCAAAAATATTGTTTTTGATAACCCACAGTTTTCTTTAACCACAACGTTCAGTAAAGAGGACTTTATCCGCATTCTCCAGGAAAGATTCGGAGTACCGACAGACGTTGTCAAAGAGTTCTTTGCCACGGTTGACGGTATGAATTTTTATGACGATCAACGTCTGACAACCCGGGAACTGTTCAGCCGGTTCTTTCCTGGCCGTACTGATATCCACCGGTTGCTGATGGAGCCGATCACCTATGCAAACGGATCGACTCTTGATGAACCAGCCATCACCTATGGGATTGTTTTTTCTAACTTTATGAATCGGGGTGTCTTTACCTTTGAAGGTGGAACCGATAAACTCATTGGTCTGATGGCCGATGAGTTGCGTGCAAAAGATGTGGATATCCGCACCGGTGCCCGGGTCGAGCGTATTCTGGTTGAAAAGGGAATGGTTGCTGGAGTGTCGGTTAACGGGCGTATGATTAAAACCAGAGCTGTGGTCTCCAATGCGGGGATAACAAATACCGTGAACCAGCTGGTTGGACAGGCCGCATTTAAGCAGAATTTTCTGGATAGATTTGCCAAAGTGCGAGTGAACAACTCGAGTTGTCAGGTTTACTTCGGCATCCGTAAAGGTGAGACGATCCAGGATATCGGTGATCTGTTGTTCACCTCCACAGCTGACGAGTTCTCTTCTGAGGAGATGCGGGGGATGCGTACCAGGAGCCGGACTTTTTCTCTGTACTATCCTAAGATCCGGCCGGATAGCCCGGCAGACTATACCATCGTTGCCTCCATGAATGCCGACTACGACGACTGGATCGGGCTTGACCAGGATGGCTATCGTGCTGCCAAAGAGGCGATGGTCGAGCGTTGTTTTATCGATCTGGAACGCTACCTTCCGGGTGTCCGCGATAAGGTTGATGTCGTAGAATCAGCGACTCCGCGTACCTTTCACCGGTATACCCTGCACGCCAAAGGCGCCTCTTTTGGTACGAAATTTGAAGGTCTGGACATCTCCCGTTCCCTGCACAGGGAAATAGGAGGTCTTTTTCACGCCGGGTCAGTGGGTATTATCATGAGCGGTTGGCTTGGGGCGATCAACTACGGTGTTATTGTCGCCAACGATGTGGATGGATATCTGCGAGGATAG
- a CDS encoding acyltransferase family protein, protein MRLADYAQGRDNNFNLIRIAAAYAVLVSHSFPLAHGSSAVEPFTQMLGMSLGTMAVDVFFFTSGFLITASLMHRQNVKQFIWARILRIYPALVVVVLLSVFCMGVYFTTQPLTAYLSDAKIYIYVLRSSTLITGVSQHLPGVFEHNPFDCTVNGSLWTLPYELKMYITLTCAWLLVRFVPNGRGRVFKVVLVLSAVIAGLLLILVHLHVVNTGGKSLRLFYMFFTGASFYMLREKVVLSRPVFAFFLLLLLGSSLHKEIFYISYVLVIGYCILFCAYVPSGVIRNYNKLGDYSYGLYVYAFPVQQSIAALVPGIAPLGMLVLSSATTLIFAVLSWSLVEKHALALKEFQPRALHFPVLLFSSRGKS, encoded by the coding sequence ATGCGACTTGCTGATTATGCCCAGGGCCGGGATAATAATTTTAATCTGATCAGGATTGCCGCAGCCTACGCTGTTCTGGTGAGTCACAGTTTTCCTCTTGCCCATGGTTCGAGTGCTGTAGAGCCATTTACACAGATGTTGGGGATGTCGCTTGGCACAATGGCGGTGGATGTGTTTTTCTTTACCAGCGGTTTTCTCATTACAGCAAGTCTCATGCACAGACAGAACGTCAAGCAGTTTATCTGGGCCAGAATATTACGTATTTACCCTGCGCTTGTTGTCGTGGTGCTGTTGTCTGTTTTTTGTATGGGAGTATACTTTACCACCCAACCGCTGACTGCATATCTTTCGGATGCGAAAATTTATATATATGTGCTCAGGTCTTCAACGCTGATAACCGGTGTTAGTCAGCATCTTCCCGGTGTTTTTGAGCATAATCCGTTTGACTGTACTGTGAATGGTTCGTTATGGACGCTTCCCTATGAATTGAAAATGTATATAACCCTGACCTGTGCCTGGTTGTTGGTGCGATTCGTTCCCAATGGTCGGGGCAGGGTGTTTAAGGTGGTCCTTGTTCTCAGTGCGGTGATTGCCGGTCTTTTGTTGATTCTGGTGCATCTTCACGTTGTTAATACAGGCGGGAAGTCGTTGAGATTATTTTATATGTTTTTCACCGGCGCCTCATTTTATATGCTACGGGAGAAAGTTGTTCTGTCGCGTCCGGTTTTTGCCTTCTTCCTGCTGTTGCTGCTGGGGTCGTCCCTGCACAAGGAGATATTCTATATCAGTTATGTGCTGGTTATCGGGTACTGTATTTTATTTTGTGCCTATGTCCCATCCGGAGTAATACGCAATTATAATAAACTTGGCGATTATTCTTACGGCCTGTACGTGTACGCTTTTCCAGTGCAGCAATCCATTGCGGCACTGGTTCCGGGGATCGCTCCGCTGGGGATGCTTGTCCTGTCCAGTGCGACTACGTTGATTTTTGCCGTGCTCTCCTGGTCGCTTGTTGAAAAGCATGCCCTTGCTTTGAAGGAGTTTCAGCCGAGGGCGCTGCATTTTCCTGTTTTGCTGTTCAGTTCGCGAGGCAAAAGTTGA
- the fabG gene encoding 3-oxoacyl-ACP reductase FabG translates to MSAFEGRKIVVTGATRGIGRAIAEAFLIRGATVFGVYAGNRQAAETMAAVNARYGERLQLSQLDVTDYQAVAAYFIKLEEEQDTLDILVNNAGIRRDAVLAMMREEDWRRVIDVNLSGSFNMSKLSLPLMLKQRYGRIIFITSPISYLGFAGQANYAASKAGQIGLMKSLAKEVAKRKITVNCVSPGFIHTEFIADLPDEQVKTYKKMVPANRFGTPDEVAEAVLFLAGDRAAYINGAVLEVTGGL, encoded by the coding sequence ATGTCTGCATTTGAAGGCAGAAAAATTGTGGTAACCGGTGCAACCCGGGGTATAGGCCGTGCAATTGCCGAGGCCTTTCTGATCCGTGGTGCAACCGTGTTCGGTGTTTATGCCGGCAACCGTCAGGCGGCCGAAACCATGGCCGCTGTCAATGCCCGCTATGGAGAACGATTACAGCTCTCTCAATTAGACGTCACTGACTATCAGGCTGTTGCCGCCTATTTCATCAAACTGGAAGAAGAACAGGACACCCTGGACATCCTTGTCAACAATGCCGGTATCCGCCGGGATGCTGTTCTGGCGATGATGAGGGAGGAGGACTGGCGACGCGTTATCGATGTCAATCTCAGCGGCAGTTTCAATATGTCCAAACTGTCCTTGCCGCTTATGCTCAAACAGAGGTACGGTCGTATCATCTTCATCACTTCCCCCATAAGTTATCTTGGTTTTGCCGGCCAGGCAAATTACGCTGCTTCAAAGGCCGGGCAGATAGGTCTGATGAAGTCGCTGGCCAAGGAAGTGGCAAAACGAAAGATCACCGTCAACTGTGTTTCACCCGGCTTCATTCATACCGAGTTCATCGCTGATCTGCCGGATGAACAGGTCAAAACCTATAAAAAGATGGTGCCGGCCAACCGGTTCGGTACCCCGGATGAAGTGGCTGAGGCGGTTTTGTTCTTAGCCGGAGACCGTGCTGCGTACATCAACGGTGCTGTCCTTGAAGTGACGGGCGGGCTTTGA
- a CDS encoding YkvA family protein translates to MHLWSVLTRLGHMLLHTKEVFFSPRAPVWVKGVLALGLLYILSPYDIIPEWIPVVGVMDDLALAALLVTWAARFDVSG, encoded by the coding sequence ATGCACCTGTGGTCTGTGCTTACCCGCCTGGGACATATGCTGCTGCACACTAAAGAGGTGTTTTTTTCCCCGCGTGCACCAGTGTGGGTAAAGGGTGTCCTGGCCCTTGGTCTGCTCTATATCCTTTCCCCTTACGATATCATCCCCGAATGGATACCGGTGGTTGGGGTGATGGATGATTTGGCCCTGGCCGCATTGCTTGTCACCTGGGCGGCTCGTTTTGATGTGTCCGGTTAA
- a CDS encoding beta-ketoacyl-[acyl-carrier-protein] synthase family protein, translating to MSEHTFTQRIVITGVGLTAPGSSNLTEFRANLLAGISGISTIDLRYMGVHPAGLCQFEETRYRKKRENKRGTRAGCIGVYCANEALVDAGIDFSTYDRAATGVYIGLTEHGTVETENEVYNISQYDYNVDYWTHHHNPRTVLNNPAGEISMNLQLTGPHYSIGAACAAGNAALIQGVQMLRLGEVELALCGGVSECVGSFGIFASFQAQGALAAHSEPARASRPFDRDRNGIVISEGGCVFVLERLDRALARNAAIYGEITGYAMNSDARDFVLPYGPRQQQCMEAALKKAGRMPADITIINAHATGTKQGDVEECKAIRAVFSDCPATWINNTKSVIGHAMGAAGVLELAGNLPAFTDHLVHPTINLDNLDPDCTLPNLVTNTPVELERVDTILNNSFGMLGINSAVIVERCVVC from the coding sequence GTGTCTGAACACACTTTCACCCAACGGATAGTGATCACCGGTGTGGGCTTAACCGCTCCGGGGTCCAGTAATCTGACCGAGTTTCGCGCCAATCTTCTGGCTGGTATCAGCGGAATCAGTACCATTGATTTACGCTATATGGGGGTACACCCGGCCGGCCTGTGCCAGTTTGAGGAAACCCGCTATCGTAAAAAACGGGAAAATAAGCGGGGCACCCGGGCCGGTTGTATAGGGGTATACTGTGCCAATGAGGCCCTTGTTGACGCAGGTATTGATTTTTCCACCTATGACCGCGCTGCCACCGGTGTTTATATCGGTTTGACCGAGCACGGGACCGTGGAAACCGAAAACGAGGTCTACAACATCAGTCAGTACGACTATAATGTTGACTACTGGACCCACCATCATAATCCCCGAACAGTTCTCAACAACCCTGCCGGCGAGATCAGCATGAATCTCCAGCTGACAGGGCCGCATTACTCCATCGGTGCAGCCTGTGCCGCCGGTAATGCTGCTCTGATTCAGGGGGTACAGATGCTCCGCTTAGGGGAGGTTGAGTTGGCGCTTTGCGGGGGTGTCTCTGAGTGCGTAGGTTCTTTCGGTATATTTGCCTCTTTTCAGGCTCAGGGGGCGTTGGCGGCTCATTCGGAACCAGCCAGGGCCAGCAGACCCTTTGATCGCGACCGCAACGGTATTGTCATCTCAGAAGGCGGATGTGTGTTTGTCCTGGAACGACTGGACCGCGCTTTGGCCCGCAATGCCGCTATATATGGTGAGATCACCGGTTATGCAATGAATTCGGATGCCCGGGATTTTGTCTTACCCTACGGGCCAAGACAGCAGCAGTGTATGGAGGCGGCTCTGAAGAAAGCCGGTCGAATGCCTGCCGACATCACCATTATCAATGCCCATGCCACCGGCACCAAGCAGGGAGACGTTGAAGAGTGCAAGGCTATTCGTGCCGTCTTTTCCGATTGCCCGGCAACCTGGATTAACAATACCAAATCGGTTATAGGCCATGCTATGGGGGCGGCAGGTGTTCTTGAGCTGGCCGGCAACCTGCCTGCATTTACGGATCATCTTGTCCATCCCACTATCAACCTGGATAATCTCGATCCGGACTGCACCCTGCCCAACCTCGTCACCAATACACCCGTTGAACTTGAACGGGTAGATACTATCCTGAACAACTCCTTTGGCATGCTCGGCATAAATTCTGCGGTCATTGTGGAGAGATGTGTGGTGTGTTGA